A stretch of the Capsicum annuum cultivar UCD-10X-F1 chromosome 8, UCD10Xv1.1, whole genome shotgun sequence genome encodes the following:
- the LOC107879836 gene encoding viridiflorene synthase (The RefSeq protein has 12 substitutions, 2 frameshifts compared to this genomic sequence), with protein sequence MALATPLNNEKEIVRPVANFSPSLWGDRFHSFSLDNQVVEKYGQEIETLKEQTRSMLSAACGKTLVEKLNLIDIVERLGLAYHFEKQIENMLDPIYKADPKFEAHDYNDLNTMSIPFRLLRQHGYNISPKIFSRFPKCKGKFKESISNDMRGLLNLYEASHVRTHGEDILEEALAFSTAHLESAAPHLKSPLNKQVTHALEPSLHKSIPRVETRYFISIYEEEEFKNDVLLRFAKLDHNLLQMLHKQKLSEVSGWWKDLDFVTTLPYARHRAVECYFWTVGVYAEPQYSQARVMLAKTIPMISIVDDTYDAYGIVNELEVYTDAIQRWDISQIDRLPEYMKISYKALLDLYDDYEKELSKDGRADVVHYAKERMKEIVRNYFVEAKWFIEGHMPPVSEYLSNALATSTYYLLTTTSYLGMKCATKEDFEWLATNPKILEANVTLCRVVDDIATYEVEKDRGQIATGVECYMRDYDVSTEVAMEKFQEMAEIAWKDVNEGILRPTPVSTGILTRILNLARIIDVTYKHNQDGYTHPEKVLKPHIIALLVDSIDI encoded by the exons ATGGCCCTAGCTACCCCCCTTAACAATGAAAAGGAGATCGTTCGCCCTGTTGCTAATTTCTCTCCAAGTCTTTGGGGTGATCGTTTCCATTCGTTCTCTCTCGACAATCAG GTTGTGGAGAAGTATGGTCAAGAGATTGAAACATTGAAGGAACAAACAAGGAGTATGTTGTCAGCTGCTTGTGGAAAAACATTGGTTGAGAAGTTGAATCTGATAGACATAGTTGAGCGCCTTGGCTTAGCTTATCATTTTGAGAAACAAATAGAAGACATGTTGGATCAAATTTACAAAGCTGATCCTAAATTTGAGGCTCATGATTACAATGATCTAAACACTATGTCCATTCAATTTCGACTACTGCGACAACATGGTTACAACATCTCTCCAA AAATTTTTAGCCGATT AAGATGT AAGGGCAAGTTCAAAGAATCTATTAGCAATGACATGAGGGGTCTATTGAACTTATACGAAGCTTCGCATGTAAGGACTCATGGAGAGGATATTTTGGAAGAGGCACTTGCTTTCTCCACTGCTCATCTTGAATCTGCGGCTCCACATTTGAAATCACCTTTGAATAAGCAAGTGACACATGCCCTCGAGCAATCTCTCCATAAGAGCATTCCAAGAGTGGAGACACGCTACTTCATCTCTATCTACGAAGAAGAGGAATTTAAGAATGATGTGTTGCTTCGATTTGCCAAATTGGACCACAACTTACTTCAGATGTTGCACAAAGAAGAACTCAGTGAAGTATCAAG GTGGTggaaagatttggattttgtgaCAACACTTCCATATGCTAGGGATAGAGCAGTAGAATGCTACTTTTGGACAGTGGGTGTGTATGCTGAACCTCAATACTCTCAAGCTCGTGTTATGCTTGCAAAGACTATAGCAATGATATCGATTGTAGATGACACATACGATGCTTATGGCATCGTAAATGAACTGGAGGTCTACACTGATGCCATACAGAG GTGGGATATTAGTCAAATTGATCGACTCCCAGAATACATGAAAATCAGTTATAAGGCTCTTTTGGATCTTTATGACGATTATGAAAAGGAGTTGTCAAAGGACGGCAGAGCTGATGTTGTTCACtatgcaaaagaaaga ATGAAGGAGATAGTGAGAAACTATTTTGTGGAAGCAAAGTGGTTCATTGAGGGACATATGCCACCAGTTTCCGAGTACCTTAGCAATGCACTCGCTACCAGCACATATTACTTGCTAACCACAACATCCTACTTGGGAATGAAGTGTGCTACCAAGGAAGATTTCGAATGGTTGGCTACGAACCCTAAAATTCTCGAAGCCAATGTGACATTATGCCGAGTTGTTGATGACATAGCAAGATATGAG GTTGAGAAGGATCGGGGCCAAATTGCAACAGGAGTTGAGTGTTATATGAGGGATTATGACGTATCAACTGAAGTTGCAATGGAAAAATTTCAAGAGATGGCTGAGATAGCATGGAAGGATGTAAATGAAGGAATTCTTCGACCAACACCTGTCTCTACAGACATCCTCACTCGTATTCTCAATCTTGCTCGTATTATTGATGTCACTTACAAACACAATCAAGATGGATACACTCATCCAGAAAAAGTCCTAAAACCTCACATCATCGCTTTACTAGTGGACTCCATTGATATCTAA